Proteins encoded within one genomic window of Flavobacterium oreochromis:
- a CDS encoding RHS repeat domain-containing protein codes for MYGKITKFTGDRSFIPFRQLGQYEDPELDGLYYNRFRYYDASTGLYISQDPIGLHGNNPTMYGYTFDSNTQIDIFGLAGVPWLPHGATQPDIVSKGPHFYAGDGKTELKLALDGDRVTFIEAFGKDANTPALKKAIKESEEKLLNDKSWREKLLKNAREVKISLFENFGRLDRARDVKKLRKR; via the coding sequence ATCTACGGGAAAATAACCAAGTTTACAGGGGATAGAAGTTTTATTCCTTTTAGACAACTCGGGCAATATGAAGATCCAGAATTAGACGGGCTTTACTATAACCGGTTTAGGTATTATGATGCGAGTACGGGATTGTATATAAGTCAAGACCCCATTGGATTGCACGGAAACAACCCAACGATGTATGGGTATACTTTTGATTCTAATACTCAAATTGATATTTTTGGGTTAGCAGGAGTACCTTGGTTACCTCACGGAGCAACTCAGCCAGATATAGTTTCTAAAGGGCCACATTTTTATGCTGGTGATGGTAAAACAGAATTAAAATTAGCACTTGACGGTGATAGAGTTACATTTATTGAAGCTTTTGGTAAAGATGCTAATACACCTGCCCTTAAAAAAGCTATAAAAGAATCGGAAGAGAAATTGTTAAATGATAAGTCTTGGCGTGAAAAATTATTAAAAAATGCTAGGGAAGTAAAAATAAGTTTATTTGAAAACTTTGGAAGACTTGATAGAGCTAGAGATGTAAAAAAATTGAGAAAGCGTTGA
- a CDS encoding helix-turn-helix domain-containing protein — protein sequence MNIGNRIADLRKKKNFSREDLGKLVGTSGAVIGRYEREEITPSVEIANKIALSLGVSLDYLVGNVELELNDILMEKVKEVNKMSEKDKDYVYTLIDAFIARSKLQTILK from the coding sequence ATGAATATTGGGAATAGAATAGCTGATTTAAGGAAAAAAAAGAATTTTTCTCGTGAAGATTTAGGAAAACTAGTAGGTACTAGTGGAGCTGTTATAGGAAGATATGAGAGAGAAGAAATTACACCTTCAGTAGAAATAGCTAATAAAATAGCACTTTCTTTAGGAGTTTCTTTAGATTATTTAGTAGGAAATGTAGAACTAGAACTCAATGATATTTTAATGGAAAAAGTAAAAGAAGTAAACAAGATGTCTGAAAAAGACAAAGATTATGTTTATACACTCATAGATGCCTTTATAGCAAGAAGTAAACTACAAACTATTTTAAAATAA
- a CDS encoding CHC2 zinc finger domain-containing protein translates to MQINDIKQNLSLSQVLAHYNLQPNKNKMLFCPFHLSSRTGGREQTASLQVNLEKNFYKCHACGAKGDQIQFVQDFEKLTKHEALIKCTALAGNPPEIKHQPITTKPMDQEKRIEFLEKLYETFIKSAYLSQPARDYLQSRNLTALLEKED, encoded by the coding sequence ATGCAAATCAACGACATCAAACAAAATTTAAGTTTAAGCCAGGTACTAGCTCATTACAATCTACAGCCCAATAAAAACAAAATGTTATTTTGTCCTTTTCACCTGTCATCCCGAACTGGAGGAAGGGAACAAACAGCAAGTTTACAAGTCAATTTAGAAAAGAACTTTTACAAATGCCACGCTTGCGGAGCAAAAGGCGACCAAATCCAATTTGTGCAAGACTTTGAGAAATTAACCAAACACGAAGCCCTTATAAAATGTACAGCACTTGCAGGGAATCCACCCGAAATAAAACACCAACCCATAACCACAAAACCAATGGATCAAGAAAAACGAATTGAATTTTTAGAAAAACTATACGAAACCTTTATAAAATCAGCTTATTTAAGTCAACCAGCAAGAGACTATTTACAAAGCAGAAACTTAACGGCATTACTAGAAAAAGAGGATTAG
- a CDS encoding toprim domain-containing protein: MIQDALEIGMLTPLNRVNNQTGEAVTYQVFGVKSIAFPLRNAKGQIVSYYFRNVEDKNGKHFYLKNRQGLYPYYPKPETKKLILTEAIIDCASLLHIPEITNNYSLLACYGTNGLTPEHTEAVSQLKELEEIIFFFDGDKAGSTAIEKYTKELQTLNVKLKITKVEPPENEDVNSLLVAYEKEIFMELLEKRKTVITKDKTILPENIISSVEPTLNFKPLNFESKTKPLDLLKTPNLLHNINDLLGKIGIVGEEDNRLLQYVTATTYKMNYNLHVLYQGSSGSGKTHTIKQIALLIPPEDVIYLTRVTESSLYNYKNGEFMYKLVVFEDLDGLKEEALLAVREMISNKKLSSSTSIKDKKGNADGKIKAVEVSFASLSATTKGELYEDNMSRIIVLSVDESKEQTKRIIEYKNKVYQGEINKEEQEKIRQFLRECIKLLQVYEVINPYANLVELPENVHKPTRMHDIVMGVINQIVLLNQYQRNKTPQGQLIAEKEDVINGLLLMKNSIILKMDELEGKVRTFYESLKKFAEKKAKKKIRKKKM; encoded by the coding sequence ATGATACAAGATGCTTTAGAAATAGGAATGTTAACCCCTTTAAATAGAGTAAATAATCAAACAGGCGAAGCAGTAACCTATCAAGTTTTTGGAGTAAAAAGCATTGCTTTTCCTTTGCGTAATGCTAAAGGACAAATAGTAAGTTATTATTTTAGAAATGTTGAAGATAAAAACGGCAAACATTTTTATTTAAAAAATCGTCAGGGCTTATACCCCTATTATCCAAAACCTGAAACAAAAAAACTTATTTTAACTGAAGCTATTATTGATTGTGCTAGCCTTTTACACATTCCCGAAATCACCAATAATTATAGCCTTTTAGCGTGCTATGGTACAAACGGCTTAACTCCAGAACACACTGAGGCAGTGAGCCAATTAAAAGAACTGGAGGAAATTATATTTTTCTTTGACGGAGACAAAGCAGGAAGCACAGCAATTGAAAAATACACAAAGGAACTTCAAACCTTAAACGTTAAACTAAAAATAACAAAAGTAGAACCCCCCGAAAATGAGGATGTAAACAGCCTTTTAGTCGCTTATGAAAAAGAAATTTTTATGGAACTATTGGAAAAAAGAAAGACTGTAATTACTAAGGACAAAACAATTTTACCCGAAAATATTATTTCTTCAGTTGAACCAACTTTAAACTTTAAACCTTTAAACTTTGAATCAAAAACAAAACCCCTCGACTTACTAAAAACTCCTAATTTATTACACAATATCAATGATTTACTAGGAAAAATAGGCATTGTAGGAGAAGAAGATAACAGGCTATTGCAATATGTAACGGCAACTACCTATAAAATGAATTACAATTTACACGTATTATACCAGGGAAGCTCAGGAAGTGGCAAAACCCACACCATCAAACAAATAGCATTACTCATACCGCCCGAAGATGTGATTTATTTAACCCGAGTTACAGAAAGCAGTTTGTACAATTATAAAAATGGAGAGTTTATGTATAAGTTGGTAGTTTTTGAAGATTTAGACGGACTAAAAGAAGAAGCTTTACTGGCAGTGCGTGAAATGATCTCTAATAAAAAATTATCGTCCTCGACTTCTATCAAAGACAAAAAAGGCAATGCCGACGGTAAAATAAAAGCCGTAGAAGTATCTTTTGCTAGTTTATCAGCCACCACAAAAGGCGAACTCTACGAGGATAATATGAGTAGAATTATAGTGTTATCGGTCGATGAATCAAAGGAGCAAACAAAACGAATCATTGAGTATAAAAACAAAGTCTATCAAGGCGAAATCAACAAAGAAGAACAAGAAAAAATAAGACAGTTTTTAAGAGAATGCATCAAATTATTACAAGTCTATGAAGTCATAAACCCTTATGCAAACCTCGTGGAACTGCCCGAGAATGTACACAAACCCACCCGAATGCACGACATCGTTATGGGGGTAATCAATCAAATAGTACTACTGAATCAATACCAACGAAACAAAACCCCACAAGGACAATTAATCGCAGAGAAAGAGGATGTTATCAATGGTTTATTATTAATGAAAAACAGCATTATATTAAAAATGGACGAGCTGGAGGGGAAAGTCAGAACCTTTTACGAATCCTTAAAAAAGTTTGCAGAAAAAAAGGCTAAAAAGAAGATAAGAAAAAAGAAGATGTAA
- a CDS encoding site-specific integrase translates to MINKASYKEELLTLGYHKLSVEQRIRNINHFIRITQKELQQVKPSDLKKYVNHYQQKALNTHTIQGYYRSIEHYFSYLEREKLIKKIHLIIMSYNFLKLQKQKEKYSLSKK, encoded by the coding sequence ATGATAAACAAAGCATCGTATAAAGAAGAATTACTCACACTAGGTTACCATAAATTATCAGTCGAACAACGAATAAGAAACATCAACCATTTTATAAGAATCACTCAAAAAGAACTCCAACAAGTCAAACCCTCAGATCTAAAAAAATACGTCAATCATTATCAACAAAAGGCATTAAACACCCACACGATACAGGGATATTATAGAAGTATAGAACACTATTTTAGTTATTTAGAAAGAGAAAAACTCATTAAAAAAATCCATTTAATTATTATGAGCTACAACTTCCTAAAGCTACAAAAGCAGAAAGAGAAATACTCACTCAGCAAGAAATAA
- a CDS encoding tyrosine-type recombinase/integrase, translating to MLHLCYGCGLRAFEMEQITVKDIDTQQKTVTVQKGKNNKYRVIPVSEKNKPGPNQLFRNHKIHHNEKSTHFIQQSRN from the coding sequence ATTTTACACCTGTGCTATGGCTGTGGGCTTCGAGCCTTCGAAATGGAACAAATCACGGTAAAAGACATCGATACTCAACAAAAAACAGTAACGGTTCAAAAAGGCAAAAACAACAAATACAGAGTAATCCCAGTGAGTGAAAAAAATAAACCAGGACCTAATCAATTATTTAGAAACCATAAAATACACCACAATGAAAAATCAACACATTTTATACAACAAAGCAGGAACTAG